The Allorhodopirellula heiligendammensis genome includes a window with the following:
- a CDS encoding 4-(cytidine 5'-diphospho)-2-C-methyl-D-erythritol kinase yields MTRPSASRAIVRIRNLDWYYCPQSDFAYGNQPMSNSRRPHYRTSPPAKLNLFLEILGRREDGFHELDTVMVAIDWRDELQLQTKSEPGITLDVDWLPSRAAVAVQLGVASDDALLHVPTDESNLVYRALNLITQTSGYTGGWTVRLSKRIPSGAGMGGASSDAAAALRLAAVALADLDSGLARELTNDKLRELAACLGSDVPFFLGDLPSNPGGDVAAVVAAGSPGSLARALGRGEKLIFYQLSTPHCFIVVYPAIALSTAAVYGRAKVTDHPRCGLDVINAFVHPHPNINAEILYNALTPPACGLSPPIGEAIQCLRELERPTHLLGRHLPHCQMTGSGSACFIWLTPDGSPADDGCRLTGVDEALLATIRERLPGGALVQTVATCPAAPKIHIE; encoded by the coding sequence ATGACGCGACCATCCGCGTCGCGTGCGATCGTTCGTATTAGAAACCTCGATTGGTATTACTGCCCTCAAAGCGACTTTGCATACGGAAACCAGCCCATGAGCAACTCCCGGCGGCCCCACTACCGCACGTCACCGCCCGCCAAGCTGAATCTGTTTCTGGAGATTCTGGGACGTCGGGAAGATGGATTTCACGAACTCGACACCGTGATGGTCGCCATCGATTGGCGTGACGAACTGCAACTACAAACGAAGTCAGAGCCCGGCATCACGCTCGATGTCGATTGGTTGCCCAGCCGGGCGGCTGTCGCAGTCCAACTCGGGGTCGCATCCGACGACGCACTGCTGCATGTGCCCACTGACGAGTCAAATCTCGTTTATCGAGCTCTCAACTTGATCACGCAGACCAGCGGATACACGGGGGGGTGGACGGTCCGACTGAGCAAACGCATTCCCAGTGGGGCGGGAATGGGAGGAGCGAGCAGCGATGCCGCGGCAGCCTTGCGACTAGCCGCCGTCGCGTTAGCAGATCTCGACAGTGGGCTCGCTAGGGAACTGACGAACGACAAACTGCGCGAACTCGCTGCGTGCCTGGGCAGTGATGTGCCGTTTTTTCTAGGCGATCTACCATCCAATCCCGGTGGGGACGTAGCGGCAGTCGTTGCCGCAGGAAGCCCCGGTTCGCTGGCCCGCGCCCTCGGCCGCGGCGAAAAACTAATCTTCTACCAGCTGTCCACTCCGCATTGCTTCATCGTCGTTTATCCCGCGATTGCGCTGTCGACGGCCGCGGTTTACGGGCGCGCCAAAGTCACGGATCATCCGCGCTGCGGACTCGATGTCATTAACGCGTTTGTGCATCCCCATCCCAACATCAATGCCGAGATACTCTATAATGCGTTGACTCCACCCGCTTGCGGGCTATCACCTCCCATTGGGGAGGCGATACAATGCTTGCGGGAGTTAGAGCGACCTACGCACCTGCTAGGGCGACACCTACCCCATTGCCAGATGACCGGCAGCGGCTCTGCTTGCTTCATTTGGTTGACTCCCGATGGCTCGCCTGCCGATGATGGGTGTCGATTGACTGGTGTCGATGAGGCATTGCTCGCGACGATTCGTGAGCGGTTGCCGGGTGGCGCGTTGGTGCAGACTGTCGCGACGTGTCCGGCAGCGCCGAAGATTCATATCGAATAG
- a CDS encoding DUF1559 domain-containing protein has translation MIALPLYLMISTFTPRGFAPTRKSTRLAIQPCAAFTLVELLVVIAIIGVLVGLLLPAVQAAREAARRMQCSNNLKQLGLSVHNYQSAFGVLPAQSTAPGPGRDFTMRRGSWLTATLPFFEQEGLFQTFDKRFHWHDPRNAAAVATTVPMLSCPSVPDRRGFEWTVLVDYPGGSSSYSLTPRDFYDGATTDYSNVGGVGTQLNASLPPARQLSDPNNCGVLKTTSGRFADVLDGLSNTILVVECAARPELYQNGRYVADGAVKTWSGTSSVTRPFPTGGVWASHSKGFLVDGAQSDGNTAIRPGPCSVNCSNDNEVYSFHVGGANVLMSDGAVRFITASLPMEQLVALVSRNGREVASIE, from the coding sequence GTGATCGCATTGCCCCTCTATCTCATGATCTCGACATTCACGCCACGTGGGTTCGCCCCAACTCGCAAATCCACCCGTTTAGCAATTCAACCCTGCGCCGCGTTCACTCTGGTCGAATTGCTGGTGGTGATCGCTATCATCGGCGTTCTCGTGGGGTTGCTGCTTCCTGCCGTGCAAGCGGCTCGCGAGGCAGCTCGGCGGATGCAGTGTAGTAACAACCTCAAACAACTTGGGTTGTCGGTACACAATTATCAATCGGCGTTCGGGGTACTACCAGCCCAATCCACTGCACCGGGGCCCGGACGCGATTTCACCATGCGGCGCGGCAGCTGGTTAACGGCGACGTTGCCTTTCTTTGAACAGGAGGGCTTATTTCAGACCTTTGACAAGCGGTTCCACTGGCACGACCCGCGAAATGCCGCGGCAGTGGCGACCACAGTACCGATGCTGAGTTGTCCGTCGGTCCCCGACCGGCGTGGCTTTGAGTGGACCGTGCTCGTCGATTATCCCGGTGGCTCTTCAAGTTACTCGCTGACACCGCGAGATTTTTACGACGGTGCGACGACTGATTATTCCAACGTCGGGGGTGTCGGGACTCAGCTGAATGCATCTCTGCCACCAGCAAGACAGCTCAGCGATCCCAACAATTGTGGTGTATTGAAGACGACGTCAGGAAGGTTCGCGGACGTTCTCGATGGATTGTCCAATACGATCTTGGTGGTGGAGTGCGCGGCGCGCCCCGAGCTTTATCAAAACGGTCGCTACGTCGCCGATGGAGCGGTCAAGACATGGAGCGGCACATCGAGCGTGACACGCCCGTTTCCCACAGGCGGTGTGTGGGCGAGCCATAGCAAGGGCTTTCTAGTCGACGGTGCTCAATCAGATGGAAATACGGCGATTCGACCCGGACCTTGCAGCGTTAACTGCAGTAACGACAACGAAGTGTATTCATTTCACGTGGGTGGTGCCAATGTACTGATGTCCGATGGGGCAGTGAGATTCATCACAGCGTCGTTGCCCATGGAGCAGCTGGTTGCTCTGGTCAGCCGGAATGGTCGGGAGGTTGCTTCGATTGAGTAA
- a CDS encoding septation protein SpoVG family protein, with protein sequence MEITEVRIKLMEGSEDRLRAFCSITIDQSFVIRDLKIIDGSHGPFVAMPSRKLTGHCNRCGSKNHLRATFCNQCGAKLQSGSTVDAPQKLYADVAHPINSECREMIQNAVVDEFQAELQRAAQPNYRSRYDDEFDAGDYDEADYSSADSAAAVPAGPNSIPPSATDPGPRKPAVVSSSTNAPLEEDGFRNAVPDSFGAGLLDSNPPTGDAAAKVSSENDDLDDAIVVRGESGVPNSLPRPHFRDRPGPAPRALVTSNPPSQGSRVSSDPEQPVMPDDAGPEKIADDSSFGAGIFDG encoded by the coding sequence ATGGAGATTACGGAGGTTCGCATCAAGTTGATGGAAGGTTCGGAAGATCGTCTGCGAGCGTTTTGTTCGATTACGATCGACCAAAGTTTCGTGATTCGCGATCTCAAGATTATCGACGGGAGTCACGGTCCATTCGTCGCCATGCCCTCACGCAAGTTGACAGGGCACTGCAACCGATGTGGTAGCAAGAACCACCTGCGAGCGACATTCTGTAATCAATGCGGAGCGAAACTACAAAGCGGCAGTACCGTGGATGCACCTCAAAAGCTGTACGCCGACGTGGCCCACCCGATTAACAGTGAATGCCGCGAGATGATTCAAAACGCGGTGGTTGATGAATTCCAAGCGGAGTTGCAGCGGGCGGCCCAGCCGAACTATCGCAGTCGCTACGACGACGAATTTGATGCTGGTGACTACGACGAAGCCGACTACTCCAGTGCGGACTCTGCAGCAGCGGTTCCCGCTGGTCCGAATTCCATTCCGCCCTCCGCGACCGATCCTGGTCCGCGAAAACCAGCTGTCGTCTCATCGTCGACCAACGCGCCGCTGGAAGAAGACGGTTTTCGCAATGCGGTGCCTGACTCATTCGGAGCGGGATTGCTCGATAGCAACCCTCCCACCGGTGACGCGGCGGCCAAGGTGTCCAGCGAAAACGACGATCTGGACGATGCGATCGTTGTACGGGGTGAGAGCGGTGTGCCAAACAGCCTACCTCGCCCGCACTTCCGCGATCGCCCCGGTCCCGCACCGCGCGCCCTCGTGACGAGCAATCCACCGTCGCAGGGCAGTCGCGTCAGTAGCGATCCCGAGCAGCCTGTCATGCCGGATGATGCGGGCCCCGAAAAGATAGCGGACGACTCCAGCTTCGGTGCTGGGATTTTCGATGGCTGA
- a CDS encoding amino acid aminotransferase yields the protein MTASEPATAAHRFDSIPMAAPDAILGISEAFAADARAEKMNLSVGVYKDAQGVTPVMKCVKAAEQKLLETEQTKSYLPIDGLPDYRHAVREMLLGDEFPADRAAVVQTPGGTGALRVAGDFLATQCAPTRVFLPNPTWANHSAIMRAAGLGVETYSYLGADRRSLDFEAMIADLSEKTRPGDAVLLHACCHNPTGVDPTAAQWQQIANLLATRGLIPLLDFAYQGFGDGLEADAAGLRTVLEHCDEAIVCSSYSKNFGLYSERVGAVTLIAGSPAATATALSQLKIVVRANYSNPPRHGGSIVATVLADPELTRMWKAELEEYRLRITRLRELFVAGMKEQPGAPDFSFLLNQKGMFSYSGLTAMQADELRTQHGVYVVGSGRINVAGINEQKVDWLCRAVADVM from the coding sequence ATGACCGCGTCCGAACCGGCTACCGCCGCTCACCGTTTCGATTCCATCCCGATGGCTGCCCCCGATGCGATTCTGGGGATAAGTGAGGCATTTGCTGCAGATGCGCGTGCCGAGAAGATGAATCTCTCGGTCGGAGTTTATAAGGATGCTCAGGGCGTGACACCGGTCATGAAATGCGTCAAAGCCGCTGAGCAAAAACTCCTGGAGACGGAGCAGACCAAGAGTTATCTGCCCATCGATGGATTGCCCGATTATCGCCACGCGGTGCGTGAGATGTTACTCGGCGACGAGTTCCCAGCTGATCGCGCAGCCGTTGTCCAGACGCCTGGCGGCACTGGGGCATTGCGGGTGGCGGGTGACTTTTTGGCGACACAGTGTGCGCCGACACGAGTATTCCTGCCCAATCCAACGTGGGCCAACCACTCTGCGATCATGCGAGCGGCGGGACTGGGAGTGGAAACGTACAGCTACCTCGGTGCTGATCGGCGTAGTCTCGACTTCGAAGCGATGATCGCTGACCTGTCTGAGAAAACCCGTCCAGGTGACGCGGTGCTACTACACGCGTGCTGTCACAATCCGACGGGCGTCGATCCCACCGCCGCACAGTGGCAACAGATTGCGAACTTACTCGCCACCCGCGGTTTAATTCCGCTATTGGACTTTGCTTACCAGGGTTTTGGTGATGGACTCGAGGCCGACGCAGCAGGACTCCGCACGGTTCTCGAGCACTGTGACGAAGCAATCGTCTGCTCGTCGTATAGCAAGAACTTTGGACTCTACAGTGAACGAGTCGGCGCCGTGACGCTGATCGCGGGATCCCCCGCAGCGACGGCAACAGCCCTGAGTCAACTCAAAATCGTGGTGCGTGCCAACTACAGCAACCCGCCCCGGCACGGTGGATCGATCGTCGCCACGGTGCTGGCCGATCCCGAGTTGACTCGCATGTGGAAAGCTGAACTTGAAGAGTATCGTCTGCGAATCACGCGACTGCGTGAGCTGTTTGTGGCGGGCATGAAAGAACAGCCCGGTGCACCGGATTTCTCGTTTCTGCTCAATCAAAAAGGCATGTTTTCATATAGCGGTTTAACCGCGATGCAAGCTGACGAACTGCGCACTCAACACGGTGTGTACGTCGTCGGCAGTGGTCGCATCAATGTCGCTGGTATCAACGAGCAAAAAGTCGATTGGCTGTGCCGAGCCGTCGCGGACGTGATGTAA